AGAAACTATCACCCTGAACggtacaccttctttgtgagtcttGGCGCTGAAAAATACTTCCAGACAatccttcttgctttttttgatgCTGTTCATCACGCCTTGCAAATTCATCTTTTTACAcaattgttttgcttttgctctGACCTTATTGCAAGAGACGTCATTTCTTTCATTCAAAACTGCCGATATAGCATTTATAGCTTTCTCATTGAATTCTTCATGCGAAAAAACTGCGAAGCCACCTTCTTTATCAGCTGGCAACACACACAGATCATGCTGTAACAAGTATGATTCTACGTGTTTCACAGGTAATTTCTGACGTGGAGGCTTACAGCTTTTTAAGGCGTCGACACCTTCGGAGTTGATCCTCGTGCCCTCGTCCTCTGGAGCACGTCGGGAAACTTGACGCACAATGGATAAAAGTTCAGGTTTTTTCTTCGAGGGTTGCAGCGCAAACTTTGCCTCCCTGAACCTGTACGTGATGTCTTGGGGCTCGGACCAAAGTTTGCGCTGCAACCCTCGAAGAAAAAACCTGAACTTTTATCCATTGTGCGTCAAGTTTCCCGACGTGCTCCAGAGGACGAGGGCACGAGGATCAACTCCGAAGGTGTCGACGCCTTAAAAAGCTGTAAGCCTCCACGTCAGAAATTACCTGTGAAACACGTAGAATCATACTTGTTACAGCATGGTCTGTGTGTGTTGCCAGCTGATAAAGAAGGTGGCTTCGCAGTTTTTTCGCATGAAGAATTCAATGAGAAAACTATAAATGCTATATCGGCAGTTTTTAATGAAAGAAATGACGTCTCTTGCAATAAGGTCagagcaaaagcaaaacaattgTGTAAAAAGATGAATTTGCAAGGCATGATGAACAGCATCAAAAAAAGCAAGGATTGTCTGGAAGTATTTTTCAGCGCCaagactcacaaagaaggtgtaccGTTTAGGGTGATAGTTTGAGAGGGACACGTGGCAGAAATCTGTCGCCATGTACCTTCAAGAAAAACTAAACTTGTTAGACATCAGTGACCCTTTCCTGACAAAGAGTTCTGAGGAGGTTTTAAATTTTGTAAGAACTCATGAAAATCAACGGTTAAAAGCCTTCTCTGCCGATGTTAAAGACTTTTATTATTCTCTGCCACAATCAGAATTATTAACCTGTATTGACAGTTGCATAGATACATATGGTGCCGTTAGGTTTAGCACGGAAGCAGGTACATCCATTGACAATGTTTTAGAATTACTTAgcttttatttgtcatctacgtttATCGAGAACAAAGGTACCCTGTATCTGCAGAAACAAGGAGTGTGTATAGGTTCTTGCCTAGCACCAGTGCTAAGTAATCTCTTTTTAGCCCAACTTGACAGAGACATGTCACAGCGCATTCACGAGTCTAAGGTtgtaaaagtttttagatatgttgacgacatTTTAGTTTTAATTGACTGTTCATCTACTTGTTTTACTAATGAATGTGCTCCTGTTTTTACCACTATTCGTGACTGTCTAAATCCACTAGAGGTGACCTTTGAAATGCCATGTGACGGGAGGATTAGATTCCTCGACATTAAGTTTGTGCTCACCGATAACGAAACCTGCTGGTGTTACGAACCTAGGGCAAGTAAGCCACTTCTACCATTTCATTCCGCGCatacaaagcttgtgaagaggggaatcgcgaagatgtgtttcagtgaagcactgaaaaaatcatgccaacacctgatgcacgatagcttcgaacggcaagcctcgcgtttaagatgcgctggttacccgagccacgtgcttgtgtcagtcgcagaaggactgcttaagaaggcgcagcaaagcagttcggagcaggtgcacgtgtcgagcactgacatgaacaaaggaaaggttgcagtcatcccctacatacacggattctcccatagaataaagaagattgctggaaggagcggcattaacgttgtgttttcggcacctaataaattggtcagcctctgtaaaacCACAAGGCCGGAAAGAATCTCATGtagcgcatgcgaaaaagaacataaaaacaaattcgttgattgTATCGCCGCCGTGGTATACCGTATTCCTCTCAGCTGTGGAGaatcctacatcggtcaaacaggtagatgcataaatgacaggctacgagaacatagtaacaaacttaacaacgtggccgctgacggctttcttgccatccattgccagagatgcaagtgcaaaccaagattcaaagaaacagtgatcatgagtagaagcaggtgtgaaatgacgcgcttgataatagaagccagacacatagcaacattcggcgatgcatgcgtcagtaaaacttccatatcattatcatcaaaagagctgaattctctttgttcgcgttgaacgtgtacatgtctttgaatatgtgaatcaagaaactgcctacgtgtggttcccagtttatatcttttgtttatttttccaaaaatgttacacgtgatgtatgacgggtcgagggtgtatatatagcgacgagaacgagaaataaacctgttgttgaaagtagcgctgtgtgtgttagatgtgccttcttttgtccttgtcaagcttgcgctataacaaaataagatttaCCTCGGTAGTAGACCCTCAAGTAAAGGCTTTTGTTTACGCCGACAGCATATTGTCTAAACACCAGGTAATATTTGGCATTTAAGTCATCGGGACGTTTAGCCCTCGTGCAAATGCATCAGTGCAAGCCTAATTCTTGCAGTAATTTTACAGGAAAACAGGTAAACCCTGTTTCATTCATTTTATGAGCCTCGACTTTTATGAGCCTCGACTTTTATGAGCCTCGACTTTTACAATCTTTACATATTCCATAATGGGGAGCACACCTGCAAGTGTACCGCACATTGCGGCATGTTAACAGGACGGAAAATCGGGTGAGCCTGTATACCGTTGTGGTTGAGGCATCGGGTGTGCACACTTCCGTGTGGTGTCCGGTCGCGCGGTTGGAATCGTGAAGTTAGTCAAGGCCAGCCGCTCCGGCCGTACGCTCAAAACTGCTGATGCAGTACCTGTTTCAGCCATCACAGCTAGGCCTTCCAAGGAGAAATTACCGAGTAGGGGCATATTATTACACAGGTAGCCATCGCTGCCGTCTCCGAGTTGTTTTGCAACGGAACTTTTCTAAATGTGAACTTACCTGGCGCCATCTTCAAAACTGGCTGATGCTTCCTCCATGCCAGCGCGGCTTGTGTTGGGGCCTGCGTGATCAATGTTGCCGTTGAACCCCAGGTACTGGTAACATGTGCTCCCATTTTCAGTGACACCTTTATGGCATAAAATTATAGTtaaggtgttcattcgccgttGTGCAAGGGTAATTCGTGGGAATGGATTTTCCATGCTTATGGTGCAAGGCAAGAAGCTTTTAGTGGTAGAGAAACTTTAATGCGGTGCTTTCATACGCAGTGCTTTATCTATGTCTCGAATGCATGCAAGAACTTCGTGCTGATGGGTAAACCATGCACGATCAAGCTTGTGTAGTGTTGGATTCTTCTAACGCTTATCACGCTTTACCTCAAACCACGGGCAGAACACGAGTGTGGTAAAAGTAAATAACAACATCTCGGTCCCTTGTGCGTGAAACCCTTGATCCTATATTTGCTGTGCTATCTAGTAATAAGCACATTAGATGCCTCAGAAAGTTCTTAGTTATTCTTTATCTTTTACGAGCAGCAGGCATAGCTCGACGCCGACGATGACCATGCAAAAGTGAGAGGACGCATTTCTACCGAGGGATTTAACATTGTTGTTTGGCGTATGCCCTTAATTTATTGGCCTTCAATGACCCAGGTGCGTAATCCAAATACGTACTCGTCTTTCAGAAAGTGGTCATCCGAACCCCTTTTGGCGAGTCTTGTATAGTGACGAACATAAGTACCGCTTGTAAGCACTGCAGGTTTCCCTGCTCATGACGAGCGCTAATTCGGCTGTCTTTAACAATGTTCCTGTGGTGGTCATCAATGGACTATAGAGCAGCTTTCAAAAAGTCGACTCACTGCGCATATATAAGAGTCGTATTGCAGAAAGTGCATTTGCTTGGAAGGAAATGAAGAATTAATTCATGGGGCAACATTTAACTAAACTATGCAACGGAAAGCCTCGAAGGAAGTTAGAAGTGTTGACTGTATGGATAGCGCTGCAAGTATCGTAGCTAGGTGCACGTATCCTATATAACGGCGCAGCAATTGCGTGAAACCTAAAGGAACACGCGAGAGACCTAAGAGGCGGAAATTACGGCATAAACTCTCAGGATGACCATCTACGCTACTGCAATTAGCATTGAAACTCCGTGGACACGTCGTACTTTTGGATGCACTTTTGTTTACGATATGAAGGGGGGGAGGGTTGAGGACGCTAAGAATGTTTATGGCATCATTGCACCCACATGTCTTAGTGCCTATGCCTTCGTATGCCTAAGAAAACATTAAACGCGGATTCCCAACCACCGGAACTAAAGATTCTAGTTGCATCTTTGACATCGAATGAACTACAGTGTGGTAGCAAAGGCGTAAATTAAAGAACTAATTTTTATTGTCTGTCATTCTCAACTTTATTAGTCGCACCATTAAAGTCGCACCGTTCGTGTCGCCTGCGAAATAGGTTGTGCGGATACTGGCTGTACGAATAATGGATGACGTATCCAAGGAAAGCCAATCACCTTACAAAAAAGTACATTCAATTTGGAAGACCGGTGTTCGGCATGGCGTAGATTTTCTTCATAACAAAGCTTTACAATATTGAAGTAGTGGCCCACTGGTTGTAAATCGTTCGGTAAAGTGATTGTTACTCTGCCATTACGAATAGTGTTTATGCTTCAGGTGCCCATAGCTGGGATATTTGGTATAGATTTATTGCAACACCGCAAACAAATACCCAACAATTGCATTTCATTATATATTTATAATTGCTTATGCTGCGGCTGTGGCTTGCTTCGTATGAAAGAACGAAGAGTTTCAATATAAGCTGTTGTGTGCTATAACGTCTACATTCGGCCGCAGCGGGATATGTCTGCTGCTCGTAACATGCTATTCATGAGCAATTTTCACACTCTGCCTAAAAAGTTCCAGCACTGTTAAAACATCTGAAACGCCGAAATAATTGCACACCACCCATGGCATTTGGATCAAAGCACTTGCTTTGTAAGCCATCGTTATCGGTTTAAGGGAAACATTTTCCTGATGTTACTAGGTCAAACCCACCGAGATCCAGCTTGGCAAATAGAATTGTAGACCAATAGTCACGCTATGATTCAATTTACGAGCTACTTATTCATTGCATGGAATGTACAGTCTCGGCTTCTGCCCTCATCATCTAGGAGCGTGCTTTATCTGCGCCCCGATACAAGAACACATTCATTGAAAAACTTCTACGGCATAGGTTATGTATGAATTTGGATATATTCAGATGAGCACGCATTTCTTACTGAGGACAGTTATCAGCTGGTTCATGCGGAAACAGTCTTGGCCGCGCAGGTAAAATGCATCTCTATACGCAATAAATGTACCGATTCCATTGTAACCGTAAGGGCTATTTGCCATGTTTGAGGGAAAGGCGAGGGACAATCGCCTACGTACCGTCGATGTTGCAAGTCTCATCGGTCGTGGGCGTGTGCTGCGTGTTCCTCGGGTAGCGCAAGGCGTCTTCGGAAatcctacaaataataaaaaaagttgtcATACAGTTACTAGCTGTCACAAGGAAAAAAAGGGGTGGAATTGTATTTAATTTCTACCCGGGACTTCAAGCTATAGCACCCCATCGCGTGTGTGGAGTACAAGACTTATACATCAATGAAAAGTATTTTCTTCTGTAAGGATACGTTCGCTTCGTGTTCTGAAAAATTTTATCCTGAGGACTCAGTAGCTTACTTTGCGATGAACGTGGCAATATTTTCGCACCGACCTTGCTTAGACGCATCTTGACCTAAGAATGCCTTCGATTTCAAAGCTCAAGCTGGCTGTAAAAAAGACCCATTTTAGGTGGGAACAAATATACACCTGGTAAAGCCTATTATATGGTTCGTGTCTAAGGGTAACAGTATTCAATGAAAAAAATGACAAGTGGTAAAGCTCACGTTCTGTAGGCGCCCAATGTAGATGAAGCGCCCTGGGTACCGTCATGGGCAGTACTTGGTGTTGCTTTGGCCTTCATGCTTAAGTCAAGAGGCATGCATTcgttgctgctttcttcagccaTGGCTGATGTCTCGATGTCCTGTAACTGGCGTGTATTGTCGACTGCACGTTGTTGAatcaccgcgcatgcgcgctcaatgccaaaaaaaaaagaacggaaactAATAAAACTTTTGTCACTTCGGTGTTTCGAGAAAAATGATACCGCATATCTGGAAAAAAACGAGACGTTTGAGCCCGCCACTAGCTTTACTCTAATGCACAAATTTTGGAATGGCAGCAGAGGGGCCCCGATTACCCATGCTATCTATCTGTCAAATCATTTAATAAAGCTCCCATACTACGAAAAAAAGTACGGTTATCGGATAATATCGCCACTTTTCTTTCATGCTGCTCTCAAAGTGGAATGCGCGTCTTGTTGGGAAGAAATTGTTGCTCGTGTAAGGGTTCGCAGAAACGCAAGAGGTATAGAAACTAAGGTAGCCCTAACTAGCGTATAATTACCAGatctatgatgttgggctgctgaatacggggtcgcggcatcgaatccgtGTCATGGCGGCCGCGTTTGCATGTGTCCGAGATGCGGAAACACACGCGTAcatagatttaggagcacgttaggGAAGTCCAGGTTGTCTAAATTAGAAAATAGTCTTGGCAGGTAAAaccctttaattttttttataaccaGAGGCAACGATTCTGCAAACTGATGTGGCACTCTCTGGCTCGGTTTAAATGAAGCAGGTAGTTCTTCTCACCTGACGAGTGGCGCATGCTTTGTTCTGTTGCGCACAGATTCCAGTGCTGTCTTCGCTAACCGCTAGCAATGCAGAAATGAAACTGCTTCGCACTTGCCGCGGTTCTTTGCTAGCGAACAATCATGCGTCGTGCATAATCGTATCTCAGTACTCAGTACTCGTACTCAGTACTCGTATCTCAGTCATTGGATCCAGTTTTGTGTGATTTCTCTACAGTCGTAAATTACGTTTCACGCCCAGCATGCCGAGTGGTTGCTGTCATTAAACAAAATGCACTGTTTCCCACTCCGCACCTCGTACATTTGTGTTTTACAAGCCTTAATCAAATGTGGATGAAAAAGAACCAACTTCGAAACCTTTATAGCAGTTGCGAGTATGTAGCCCCAACAGGTAAGTAGAGTCAGCTTTCCCTGTGCTCTCGCTATGAGCTGATTCACTCTGCTGTTTTCGCCATCGTATGAAGTACAAGGGGGACAGTTGCCATAACCTCCTGCTTTCATTCGTTCGTGAAAATGGTTGCGGTACGAAAGGTTCCGCCGCTGAATACACGACTGCATACTGAGAAGAACTCGCagaaaagtaaaattaaattatggggttttacgtgccaaaaccactctctgattatgaggcgcgccgtagtggaggactctggaaatttagaccaccaggggttctttaacatgcacctaaatacacggctgttttcgcatttcgcccacttcgaaatgcggccgccgtggtcaggattcaatcccgcgacctcagcaggctaacactatagccactgagcaaccacggcgagtcgcAGAAAGATATGGCGTCGATGGTTTGTGAGCTTGTTCTACATCGCGCAGGCCTGAGTGTGCTATCTGTATTTGTTGTGGCTGTGCTAGTTGAAAATAGGGTATGCTGAGCATAACCAGGCGATGTTAACCCGCTGGTGGCTCAGACAACGTTAATTTATTGAAGTTAATTATGTGGGTTTTTGTTGCGTAAGCAAAGGTGAAACGTCTCGCCAACGGGGTGATTCAGCGCAATTGCAACATCAGTCTCTCAGAAGAGTAGCAGTCTACATACGCAATGCACTCAGTTCACAAAGAAAGCCCACAGATGCTCATTTGGTGACACATACAGAGTGCAGTAATTGATTTCTTCAAGAAAACAGACAGGTGGGCTAGTTAGTGGTGCCTAACTTCAGGCAAACCGCATAAAGGCATGTAGGACAACAAAGGTGGAGCGTTGTGTCTTTGTTCACTTCTGATGTCCTACTTGCCTTTCTGCGCGTTGCCTCAAGTAATTTATTCCTTGCTACTAGCACATACCTGTTATACTTCTGGTTTTTCATAGCTTTGGGAACCGACACACATGAGAGTGTGTAGCCTTCGTAGAGGAATATGTGCTCCAAATGCTAAACGGAAGGCCATATATTTCCGCGCCTATAATATTCAATGCTTTCTAAATTAATCTGTCAATAAACAATAATATCAAGTGCTAGCATGGCTGGACATTGTTCAGGTAATTACGCAATTCTAAGAAGTAAGTTTTTAACCTTTCGGACAACCAACAACGAATGAAATAAACGAATGAATTTCTTTTTTCCACATGACCAGAAATCAAACAAgtataaataaagaaacatacatTCCCCCCATTAAAACGCAGCGCGCGTTTAAGCCACAGTGCTAGTGTACAGCCTTAGGAAACACGCCTTGATGGTTTTAAATACCCGTTCTTTCCTTCGTGTATTAAtatatggaatggccttccgcACTGCACTGTAACAGCACAACATGCTAGCCAATTATATACTCTATTATAATTGTATTACAGGCAACGGGATAATAAAGAAGTGATCATGCTTACTCTAATTCTGCGTATACGTGTTCATCCTCCCTGTAAATTGCTTTGTATTGTACAGTAAATTGTGTTGTAATTGTATTGCCGGTGTTAAATTTATCTTTTTACGTTTTTTCTTCTCCTGCAATGGTCCTCAAGTGAGGGCTGCAGTATCCcgatataaaaataaaaataaaataaaataaaaacctaATTTACGAAAGACATTTCCCACTGCGTGACACTGACTTGCATATACATTTATTTATACACTATCTTGCTCGAATAATGAAGGATAACAGTGTTTCTACATGTTTGCCACAATGTTTATGCTTGCTAAACGTGTTACACACAGTTTATGCAAACCTAGTTGACAAAATTTATTCGTTAACAAAGACAAACGCACTGCACCCAAAGTTGCCATTACGATGACCTGCCCGAAGCTAATAAAATATATAATGCGATAAACTTTCCCCAGCTTGCTCTTCAGGCTGCCACCATGCCAGGTACTGTATATCTGTCGTTTCTGATCAGAAAAAATTTTCCGTGCTTGGGTGTCGACAAAGTCTGCCCAGTACTTTGCGGTGTTTTTCCCCGTCTTGCTGCAATCATCATTCCTCGATGTCAAAGGTCTTTTGCGTCTATTGAATATCGATCATGGACCGATAACATTTAACACGAAAGCGTTAAGGGTGCCGTACATAtgacagaaaatccggtgtcggcgtcctgcGCCGGCGTCCCCGAGAGCTAAAATTATGGTATGGCGTAGAGCGTCGCAGGCGcattgcgaagacgtgggatactgccccacctgcgggaagtcgtttttttttgcgccactttCAATTtaaataatttatcatttctttaattcaaatagTGCGCGAAATTTCTGGGAAAGAttctgcgtgtgtgcgtatgtttgTCAGCAACATTTGCCTTTCATTCCTTTCCCCCTTTTCTTCCTTGTCACAACATGCTGAAATATTATGCTATCGGCAACGTATGAGACGCCAACAGCGGAGTGCGTTTCCGAAGCTGAACATAAAAGTCTAGTGCGCGCCATCGGCCAGTCATCAGCATTGAGAAGAGGACACGTCTGGGTTGACCTCACCGGTCTATCATGCTGGTACTTCACTGCAAAATTTTCTCCACAAcagtttctttttaatttcaaagtgagaaaacagaaaatgaaagaaagcagaTGCAAAAA
This genomic window from Dermacentor albipictus isolate Rhodes 1998 colony chromosome 9, USDA_Dalb.pri_finalv2, whole genome shotgun sequence contains:
- the LOC135921381 gene encoding uncharacterized protein, encoding MAEESSNECMPLDLSMKAKATPSTAHDGTQGASSTLGAYRTISEDALRYPRNTQHTPTTDETCNIDGPNTSRAGMEEASASFEDGARIATETGGREQQVSSGVSGKVSSRRDASHGQPNEPTGGTAPILRARDRSHM